Below is a window of Candidatus Poribacteria bacterium DNA.
TGTAATTCCACGTCTGTCCGTTATCATCTGAGGCGTAGAGGTCAATCCAGTTCTGCCGCTCTTCCCAGTCAGCATTCGTATTACCACTGCCTCCGCGGCACCGAACCGCCACCAGAATCTTTGAATCAGACAACCGAACACTCGCGGGCATAATCGCGAATCCCTCTGGTTCGGGTCCGATCTGAGACAGCAACGAAAAGGATTCACCGCCGTCGGTTGTTTGCGCACAGAATATCAAACCTTCCTCACCATCTGCTTTCGATGCGGTGAGGAACAGCAGACACTCGTCGGGACCTGAGATGAGGTAGTCTGTTCGAGCAGCGATACCGGTATAGTCGAACATCGGGAGTCGAAACGGACCTTTCCAACTCTGGCACCGGTCAAAAGAGGTGTAAAACCACGAGTACGCCCCTGCCCTTAACCCTGACCTGCTGCACATCATCGCGAAATCAGGGTGCGTAAAATCCACACGTGAGGGTGTCTCAAAAGAAGCCTCAGCTGTCAGCCGATGCTGTTCTTCCACGTGTTCATCTGCAGAAAGCGTCCCTC
It encodes the following:
- a CDS encoding exo-alpha-sialidase, which codes for MRQITIYREPGRYAGWPANYGIWAWDNEIVVGFTVGYHKSDAGFHRRDRDKPFVGMQARSVDGGETWNVSETPCRLPARGTLSADEHVEEQHRLTAEASFETPSRVDFTHPDFAMMCSRSGLRAGAYSWFYTSFDRCQSWKGPFRLPMFDYTGIAARTDYLISGPDECLLFLTASKADGEEGLIFCAQTTDGGESFSLLSQIGPEPEGFAIMPASVRLSDSKILVAVRCRGGSGNTNADWEERQNWIDLYASDDNGQTWNYMNRPVENTGSGGNPPTLTHLHDGRLCLIYGYRDAPHRICAKLSSDAGETWGEEIVLRDKGGDHDIGYPRTIQRPDGTIVTAYYFDEEPDGERFIEATLWKP